The Methylomagnum ishizawai genome has a window encoding:
- a CDS encoding DUF6682 family protein, translating to MVAAATVIDDDIAPALNDDAATVWSAAERLAALNQAVLAVVAARPDQFAVMEDVALVPGWRQTLPSGGMAFIDLPGVQRRDLEKTTRMNPGWRSTPATAMPTAVFFDPRSPRNFMVFPPATGVGKVPLIYSKTPAALVSTASMVPVPEQFRPALVAYALGVLFSKDIAGAKGPGYFQLFQALMGGKVPVDAAMAQPVPTAEAMV from the coding sequence ATGGTTGCCGCCGCCACCGTCATCGACGACGACATCGCCCCGGCGCTGAACGACGATGCCGCGACCGTCTGGAGTGCCGCCGAACGGTTGGCCGCGCTGAATCAGGCGGTCTTGGCGGTGGTGGCGGCGCGGCCCGACCAGTTCGCGGTTATGGAGGATGTCGCCCTGGTGCCGGGCTGGCGGCAAACCCTCCCGTCCGGCGGGATGGCGTTTATCGATTTGCCTGGGGTCCAGCGCCGCGACCTGGAAAAAACCACCCGGATGAATCCGGGGTGGCGGTCGACCCCGGCTACGGCCATGCCGACAGCGGTGTTTTTCGATCCCCGGTCTCCCCGGAATTTCATGGTGTTCCCGCCCGCCACCGGGGTGGGCAAGGTGCCGTTGATCTACAGCAAAACGCCCGCGGCCTTGGTGTCCACGGCCAGCATGGTGCCGGTGCCGGAGCAGTTCCGGCCCGCGCTGGTGGCCTATGCGCTGGGGGTGTTGTTCTCCAAGGACATCGCGGGGGCCAAGGGGCCGGGGTATTTCCAACTGTTCCAAGCCCTGATGGGCGGCAAGGTGCCGGTGGATGCCGCGATGGCGCAGCCGGTGCCCACGGCGGAGGCGATGGTATGA
- a CDS encoding DUF6682 family protein translates to MTVLVGEVVDRARALLLDQIGLDYPDADFLRWVNDAALDVAAALGEASTAVVVAQLERGARQTLPPDAIRLVDVPRNMLPPPETTLDDGETILDGGETTLDIFGGL, encoded by the coding sequence ATGACGGTGTTGGTGGGCGAGGTCGTGGACCGGGCGCGGGCGTTGTTGCTAGACCAGATCGGCCTGGATTACCCGGATGCGGATTTCCTGCGTTGGGTCAACGATGCCGCGCTGGACGTGGCGGCGGCGTTGGGCGAGGCATCCACCGCCGTGGTGGTGGCGCAGTTGGAGCGGGGGGCGCGGCAGACCTTGCCGCCGGATGCGATCCGGCTGGTGGATGTGCCGCGCAACATGCTGCCGCCCCCGGAAACGACCCTGGATGACGGGGAAACGATTTTGGATGGCGGGGAAACGACTTTGGATATTTTCGGGGGGCTTTAG
- a CDS encoding cell envelope integrity protein TolA, whose amino-acid sequence MNGSMGAGLVQGLAQGLELGDQMSLRKAALDLQGRADARAEQEQAFSQGLRGQALRLQQDQLAEQTRQAQAREGQSDRQIGIAAQALGLDESKFKQARQQQAFENQVTSEKLGRERALFPLQRQGAELELAKARQAQAESERALAVRKSMNILAQMQGGLIDPNSAEDYYQTLKTATGIDPMGFADGQVNGLLRTFTAVHDGKLDPNAPEAIEAANGMFGARLQRGIGDQIDLPDVKAMGVDGAPVQGVKGEIVGKRLSHVIPVPDGAGNPTGRFVFGVTSTVKGADGKLYTYDAPLSLFGTHHADDPALVLDGNDVSGHAAALLQIQHRYLTDPKFKAGFDSMLVGRNTPKEAAEIELKQAEATNQRAEAVKHLAEAGTHDKVLKSVHDLLNKRFAADSLEGVAKDQRELMDQSRVLAGKYRARYPNATAEQIYGAVVRDLGGNPSGATGNYKEGEVYQDGAGNQAVYQGGKWVDLP is encoded by the coding sequence ATGAACGGTTCGATGGGTGCGGGTTTGGTCCAAGGCTTGGCCCAGGGGCTGGAATTGGGGGACCAGATGTCGTTGCGGAAGGCCGCGCTGGACCTCCAGGGCCGGGCGGATGCGCGGGCCGAGCAGGAACAGGCGTTCAGCCAAGGCTTGAGGGGCCAAGCCTTGCGGTTGCAGCAAGACCAGTTGGCCGAGCAAACCCGGCAGGCCCAGGCGCGGGAGGGGCAATCCGACCGGCAGATCGGCATCGCGGCCCAGGCATTGGGTTTGGACGAGTCCAAATTCAAACAAGCCCGGCAGCAACAGGCGTTCGAGAACCAAGTCACCAGCGAGAAATTGGGGCGGGAACGGGCGCTGTTCCCCTTGCAGCGGCAGGGCGCGGAACTGGAACTGGCGAAGGCCCGGCAGGCGCAGGCCGAGTCCGAAAGGGCGCTGGCGGTGCGGAAATCCATGAACATCCTGGCCCAGATGCAGGGCGGGTTGATCGATCCGAACAGCGCGGAGGACTATTACCAGACCTTGAAGACCGCGACCGGCATCGACCCGATGGGCTTCGCCGATGGCCAGGTGAACGGGCTGCTACGGACCTTCACCGCGGTGCATGACGGCAAGCTGGACCCGAACGCGCCGGAGGCCATCGAGGCCGCGAACGGGATGTTCGGGGCGCGGCTACAGCGGGGGATCGGCGACCAGATCGATTTGCCGGACGTGAAGGCCATGGGCGTGGACGGTGCGCCGGTCCAGGGCGTGAAGGGCGAGATCGTGGGCAAGCGCTTGAGCCACGTCATCCCCGTGCCGGACGGGGCGGGGAATCCCACCGGGCGGTTCGTCTTCGGGGTGACTTCGACGGTGAAGGGCGCGGATGGCAAGCTCTATACCTACGACGCGCCTTTGTCGCTGTTCGGCACCCATCATGCCGACGATCCGGCGCTCGTGCTGGACGGCAACGATGTCAGCGGCCATGCGGCGGCGTTGTTGCAAATCCAGCACCGGTATCTGACGGACCCCAAGTTCAAGGCGGGGTTCGATTCGATGCTGGTGGGCCGGAACACGCCGAAAGAGGCGGCGGAGATCGAATTGAAACAGGCCGAGGCCACGAACCAGCGGGCGGAGGCGGTCAAGCACCTGGCGGAGGCGGGAACCCACGACAAGGTGCTGAAATCGGTCCACGACCTCCTGAACAAGCGGTTCGCCGCCGATAGCCTGGAAGGTGTCGCCAAGGACCAGCGGGAATTGATGGACCAGAGCCGGGTGTTGGCCGGGAAGTACCGGGCGCGGTATCCGAACGCCACGGCGGAACAGATTTATGGGGCCGTGGTGCGGGATTTGGGCGGGAACCCATCGGGAGCCACGGGGAATTACAAGGAAGGGGAGGTTTATCAGGATGGAGCGGGGAACCAGGCGGTTTATCAGGGCGGGAAGTGGGTGGATTTGCCGTGA
- a CDS encoding GNAT family N-acetyltransferase, protein MGVRSATVMDVPALVGLAKAMHAESGFAGLDFNENIMAATFLELLGQGQFLAVYEREGRIVGGYAGYLSRCCFGADLMAHDYGVFVAPEARGSRAAWVLAKAFVAWAKQAGAKQIRPGVSTGGAGVGAEALYAKLGFRRVGALFAMEV, encoded by the coding sequence ATGGGTGTCCGGTCGGCCACGGTGATGGATGTGCCCGCCCTGGTGGGCTTGGCGAAGGCGATGCACGCGGAAAGCGGGTTCGCCGGGTTGGATTTCAACGAGAACATCATGGCGGCGACCTTCCTGGAACTGCTGGGCCAGGGGCAATTCCTGGCGGTATATGAGCGGGAGGGGCGCATCGTCGGCGGGTATGCCGGGTATCTGTCCCGGTGTTGTTTCGGGGCCGATCTGATGGCCCATGACTACGGGGTGTTCGTGGCCCCGGAGGCGCGGGGGTCGCGGGCGGCTTGGGTGTTGGCCAAGGCGTTCGTGGCGTGGGCCAAACAGGCCGGGGCCAAGCAGATCAGGCCGGGGGTATCCACGGGCGGGGCGGGGGTGGGCGCGGAAGCGCTGTACGCCAAGCTGGGCTTCCGGCGGGTCGGGGCTTTGTTCGCGATGGAGGTTTGA
- a CDS encoding DUF4043 family protein codes for MQTQRPAGHVDAVKAYTVSTFGRIARAPGWFKNLTGPAQTGQVQAQDALEGRSTPTMPVVRISALANTPGDKASVTLFDTLKGSPIMGNRNLEGNEQSLESSSQDIRLDEMGQGVDAGKRMDQKRIVTELLPMAESALAGWFPKAYNQLALIHVAGSRGTRTGGDWVIPLASDANFDRIAVNRILAPSYNRHLVIDGPGFAGNNGAGLGSIDSGDVWTLDHIDYLALLLNVLDVPLQPVIIPGDRAAMDKPIKAVLFLTPAQMNQFTTQNSGRTWADMVKMAYARKSSMSEPHPLFDGEPGLWKGILIKEMPVNYVVGWNPGDTTRIVTEANRYTGTESDQTVNGSLGSSYQVERALLMGGQALGFLEGGLKSNNYWFELKRRKYDYDRGNAIGGFTCMGMQKLRFTPQAANGQLEPTDHGVIVVDSAVKKISL; via the coding sequence ATGCAGACACAAAGACCCGCGGGCCATGTCGATGCCGTGAAGGCTTATACGGTATCGACCTTTGGCCGCATCGCACGGGCACCGGGATGGTTCAAGAACCTGACCGGCCCCGCCCAGACCGGGCAGGTGCAAGCCCAGGACGCCCTGGAAGGGCGCAGCACGCCGACCATGCCGGTGGTGCGGATCAGCGCCCTGGCCAATACGCCGGGCGACAAGGCCAGCGTCACCCTGTTCGATACGCTGAAGGGTTCGCCGATCATGGGGAACCGCAATCTGGAAGGCAACGAACAGAGCCTGGAGTCGTCCAGCCAGGATATCCGGCTGGACGAGATGGGGCAGGGGGTCGATGCCGGTAAGCGCATGGATCAGAAGCGCATCGTGACCGAGCTGTTGCCGATGGCGGAATCGGCGCTGGCCGGGTGGTTCCCCAAAGCCTACAACCAGTTGGCCTTGATCCATGTGGCGGGTTCGCGCGGAACCCGGACGGGCGGCGATTGGGTGATTCCGTTGGCGTCCGATGCCAACTTCGACCGGATCGCCGTCAACAGGATATTGGCGCCGAGCTACAACCGGCATTTGGTCATCGACGGACCGGGGTTCGCGGGCAACAACGGGGCGGGGCTGGGGTCGATCGATTCGGGGGACGTTTGGACCCTGGACCACATCGACTATCTGGCGCTGCTGCTGAACGTGCTGGACGTGCCGCTCCAGCCGGTCATCATCCCCGGCGACCGGGCGGCGATGGACAAGCCCATCAAGGCGGTGCTGTTCCTGACCCCCGCGCAGATGAACCAGTTCACCACGCAGAACAGCGGGCGGACCTGGGCGGATATGGTGAAGATGGCCTATGCCCGCAAATCCAGCATGTCCGAGCCGCATCCACTGTTCGACGGCGAGCCGGGGCTGTGGAAGGGCATCCTCATCAAGGAAATGCCGGTGAACTACGTGGTGGGCTGGAATCCCGGCGACACCACCAGGATCGTCACCGAGGCGAACCGGTATACGGGCACCGAAAGCGATCAAACCGTGAATGGCTCGCTGGGTTCCAGCTATCAGGTGGAGCGGGCCTTGCTGATGGGTGGGCAAGCGCTGGGGTTCCTGGAAGGCGGCTTGAAGTCGAACAACTATTGGTTCGAGTTGAAGCGGCGCAAGTACGACTACGACCGGGGCAACGCCATCGGGGGGTTCACCTGTATGGGGATGCAGAAACTCCGGTTCACCCCGCAAGCGGCCAACGGCCAACTCGAACCCACCGATCATGGCGTCATCGTCGTCGATTCGGCGGTCAAGAAAATCTCTTTGTGA
- a CDS encoding terminase large subunit domain-containing protein, whose product MSNSNNASPAARKRSELLALDRELAELERRRARRKLFTYYPETGPLRRGLYPKHLEFFRAGKDFQERCAMAANRIGKTEGMGGYEFALHLTGRYPEWWPGRRFDRPVKAIAAGKLKESTRDIVQEKLFGPILYQVGGKAFAGTGLVPGDDIAKALWRTGINPPMADTVYVVHWKEGQPDGYSICKLKSYEQGRAVFEGFEADVFWGDEEPPWEVYDEAMVRLMTTGGLSMLTYTPLDGITEVVELFMPGIGIGPVPESTTKYTVNAGWDDAPHLSPEEIAKRRAETPKRLLAARSQGLPVLGSGLVFPVDDEGIVVDPFPLPDHWPRICGQDFGWDHPHANVWLAWDRETDTVYVYDEYAASESSAPIHASAIKARGDWIPVAWPADGLQHEKGSGTQLAGQYRAEGVAMLHEHARFPEVGESTETESSRVSVEAGLNEMLTRMQTGRWKVFRVCQGWLKEKAIYRRDKKGKIVKTNDDRIDASRYGLMMLRFARTRPVVEASLSGYYSRKAGWR is encoded by the coding sequence ATGAGCAACTCGAACAACGCATCGCCCGCCGCCAGGAAGCGCTCGGAATTGTTGGCGCTGGATAGGGAGCTGGCTGAGCTGGAACGGCGGCGGGCGCGGCGGAAGTTGTTCACGTACTACCCGGAGACCGGCCCGCTCCGGCGCGGGTTGTACCCCAAGCACCTGGAGTTTTTCCGGGCCGGGAAGGATTTCCAGGAGCGCTGCGCGATGGCGGCGAACCGGATCGGCAAAACCGAGGGGATGGGCGGCTACGAGTTCGCCCTGCACCTGACGGGCCGGTACCCGGAGTGGTGGCCGGGGCGGCGGTTCGATAGGCCGGTCAAGGCCATCGCGGCGGGCAAGCTGAAGGAATCCACCCGCGACATCGTGCAGGAGAAATTGTTCGGTCCCATCCTCTACCAGGTCGGCGGCAAGGCGTTCGCGGGCACGGGCCTGGTGCCGGGCGACGATATCGCCAAGGCGCTGTGGCGCACGGGGATCAACCCGCCGATGGCCGACACGGTATATGTCGTCCATTGGAAGGAGGGCCAACCGGATGGCTATTCGATTTGCAAGTTGAAGAGCTACGAGCAAGGCCGGGCGGTGTTCGAGGGGTTCGAGGCCGATGTGTTCTGGGGCGACGAGGAGCCGCCGTGGGAGGTCTACGACGAGGCGATGGTCCGGCTCATGACGACCGGCGGGCTGTCGATGCTGACCTACACGCCGCTGGACGGCATCACCGAGGTGGTGGAGCTGTTCATGCCGGGGATCGGCATCGGGCCGGTGCCGGAGTCCACCACCAAGTACACGGTCAACGCGGGGTGGGACGACGCGCCGCATTTGAGCCCGGAGGAAATCGCCAAGCGCCGGGCGGAAACGCCGAAAAGGTTGTTGGCGGCGCGGTCGCAGGGGCTGCCCGTGCTGGGGTCGGGGCTGGTCTTCCCGGTGGACGACGAGGGGATCGTGGTCGATCCGTTCCCCCTCCCGGACCATTGGCCGCGCATCTGCGGGCAGGATTTCGGGTGGGACCATCCGCACGCCAACGTGTGGCTGGCCTGGGACCGGGAGACCGACACCGTGTACGTCTACGACGAGTACGCGGCGTCGGAATCGTCGGCACCGATCCATGCCTCGGCGATCAAGGCGCGGGGGGATTGGATCCCGGTGGCCTGGCCCGCCGATGGATTGCAGCACGAGAAGGGGTCGGGCACCCAGTTGGCCGGGCAATACCGGGCCGAAGGCGTGGCGATGCTGCACGAACACGCGAGGTTCCCGGAGGTGGGGGAAAGCACCGAGACGGAGTCCAGCCGGGTGAGCGTCGAGGCCGGGCTGAACGAGATGTTGACCCGGATGCAAACCGGGCGTTGGAAGGTGTTCCGGGTGTGCCAGGGCTGGCTGAAGGAAAAGGCCATCTACCGAAGGGACAAGAAAGGCAAGATCGTGAAGACCAACGACGACCGGATCGACGCCAGCCGCTACGGGCTGATGATGCTCAGGTTCGCCCGGACCCGGCCCGTGGTGGAAGCCTCCCTGTCCGGCTATTACAGCCGCAAGGCGGGTTGGCGCTGA
- a CDS encoding CHC2 zinc finger domain-containing protein produces the protein MAAPDRIDTRALLAGVDIVEVVRGYLGRDALRKEGAEWAACCPFHTEATPSFKVNPAKQMYHCFGCGANGDAIKFVRDYERVGFRKAVEILGGGAFAPASRPPASPAPPARKARSDWTPIVPADADAFAAKLSHGHRGMPEAVYTYRDQQGRLLGYTRRFRTSDGGKEVLPLTWARNEAGERMWRDLAFPVPRPLYGLDRLPGDRPVLIVEGEKCVDVASAHVETDFVVVSWPGGGKAVDKADWSPLAGRIVAIWPDCDAKRVKPTREETAAGVDPLSKPLLPEAEQPGMKAARLIIAQLHALEPPAVVNLVAIPRPGEKPDGWDIADAIGEGLTGVALVAHIRKGSVHIAPEAHRTQTCRTDDGPPPPATVSHGSGRVARLGGDTARPGGGPDDGGGGGEGRPEVKIGPDRLISAMLEAERVLFAGTDPPFFERGGILTRTAYIDRVRERQGEVVVEPGALTLVPVNVGWLRRRMQVACRFVSWNSRAESWLPCNLPKEYAESYIDGNEWMVPVLRAVVEAPVLRPDGSILSRPGFDPKTGIYLASEVKWKLPPNRTQGGRIDPGTDTAVQWARAQFEDLFNPFKPEAGPDIAVLITAVLTGLVKTQCGPAPGFIITAPVFGSGKGKLADIIGIILTGRTVPMMTMPVDSKGKADEKEFKKALFATLLGGERIVCIDEVKRTLASPTLDSMLTQETVFDRVLGVSKNATVRPTDSLFLALGNNVTVSADSSRRWLRCYLNPNCADPHLRVFDRDAILHAKENRVKLVCAALTLLHAYVMAGSPDMGVRLGSFERWAALVPSAVRWLGLPDPCKTQEAWKEQDEDRADLARLLEAWSERYGDIPVTAQEVCREMEDRPKHEPNAKLLGVLKDICGEKSGFNANRLGVHLSRKGKRVVDGKRFEDAGKKSHKTQWKVVEVGKA, from the coding sequence ATGGCCGCCCCGGACCGGATCGATACCCGCGCCTTGCTGGCGGGGGTGGATATTGTCGAGGTGGTGCGCGGCTACCTGGGCCGCGACGCCCTCAGGAAGGAGGGCGCGGAATGGGCGGCGTGCTGCCCGTTCCACACCGAGGCGACGCCCTCGTTCAAGGTGAACCCGGCCAAGCAGATGTACCACTGCTTCGGGTGCGGCGCGAACGGGGACGCTATCAAGTTCGTGCGGGACTATGAGCGGGTGGGGTTCCGCAAGGCGGTGGAAATCCTGGGCGGCGGGGCGTTCGCGCCCGCGTCCAGGCCTCCGGCCAGCCCGGCCCCGCCAGCGCGGAAAGCCCGTAGCGATTGGACGCCCATCGTCCCGGCGGATGCCGATGCCTTCGCGGCCAAACTGAGCCACGGGCACCGGGGCATGCCGGAAGCGGTGTACACCTACCGGGATCAACAAGGGCGGTTGCTGGGCTACACCCGGCGCTTCCGCACCTCGGACGGCGGCAAGGAAGTCTTGCCGCTGACCTGGGCGCGGAACGAAGCGGGGGAGCGCATGTGGCGCGACCTGGCGTTCCCGGTGCCGCGCCCGTTGTATGGATTGGATCGGCTGCCCGGCGACAGGCCGGTGCTGATCGTCGAGGGAGAAAAATGCGTGGATGTCGCATCCGCGCACGTCGAAACGGATTTCGTGGTGGTGAGCTGGCCCGGCGGTGGCAAAGCCGTCGATAAGGCCGATTGGTCGCCGTTGGCGGGCCGGATCGTCGCGATCTGGCCGGACTGCGACGCCAAGCGGGTCAAGCCGACCCGCGAGGAAACGGCGGCGGGCGTGGACCCGCTGTCGAAACCGTTGCTGCCGGAGGCGGAGCAACCGGGGATGAAGGCGGCGCGCCTGATCATCGCGCAACTCCACGCCCTGGAACCGCCCGCGGTGGTGAACTTGGTGGCGATTCCCCGCCCCGGCGAGAAGCCGGACGGCTGGGACATCGCCGATGCCATCGGGGAGGGGCTGACCGGCGTCGCGCTGGTGGCCCATATCCGTAAAGGGTCCGTCCACATCGCGCCCGAGGCGCATCGAACCCAGACCTGTAGGACCGATGATGGTCCCCCACCCCCGGCTACCGTGTCGCATGGTTCCGGGCGTGTCGCGAGGCTGGGTGGCGATACGGCGCGGCCAGGGGGCGGCCCGGACGATGGCGGAGGAGGCGGCGAGGGCAGGCCGGAGGTCAAGATCGGCCCCGACCGGCTCATCAGCGCCATGTTGGAAGCGGAGCGGGTGCTGTTCGCGGGCACCGACCCGCCCTTCTTCGAGCGGGGCGGGATATTGACGCGGACGGCCTACATCGACCGGGTGCGCGAGCGCCAGGGCGAGGTAGTGGTTGAACCCGGCGCTTTGACCCTGGTGCCGGTCAACGTGGGTTGGCTACGGCGGCGGATGCAGGTGGCGTGCAGGTTCGTGTCCTGGAATAGCCGGGCCGAAAGTTGGCTGCCCTGCAACCTGCCGAAGGAGTACGCGGAATCGTACATCGACGGCAACGAATGGATGGTGCCGGTGCTGCGGGCCGTGGTGGAAGCCCCGGTCTTGCGCCCGGATGGGTCGATCCTATCGAGGCCGGGCTTCGATCCGAAGACCGGGATTTATCTGGCCAGCGAGGTGAAATGGAAGCTGCCGCCGAACCGGACCCAGGGCGGAAGGATCGATCCGGGGACCGATACGGCGGTGCAATGGGCGCGGGCGCAGTTCGAGGACTTGTTCAACCCGTTCAAGCCCGAGGCCGGGCCGGATATCGCGGTGCTGATCACGGCGGTGTTGACCGGCCTGGTCAAGACCCAGTGCGGCCCGGCGCCGGGGTTCATCATCACCGCCCCGGTGTTCGGTTCGGGCAAGGGCAAGCTGGCGGACATCATCGGCATCATCCTGACCGGGCGCACCGTGCCCATGATGACGATGCCGGTGGATTCCAAGGGCAAGGCCGACGAGAAGGAGTTCAAGAAGGCGCTGTTCGCGACCTTGTTGGGCGGCGAGCGCATCGTCTGCATCGACGAGGTGAAGCGGACGCTGGCCTCCCCGACCTTGGATTCGATGCTGACCCAGGAAACGGTGTTCGACCGGGTGCTGGGGGTGTCGAAGAACGCCACCGTGCGGCCCACGGATAGCCTGTTCCTGGCGCTGGGCAACAACGTCACGGTATCGGCGGACAGCTCGCGGCGCTGGCTGCGGTGCTATCTGAATCCGAACTGCGCGGACCCGCACCTCCGGGTGTTCGACCGCGACGCCATCCTGCACGCCAAGGAAAACCGGGTGAAGCTGGTGTGCGCGGCCCTGACCTTGCTGCACGCCTATGTCATGGCGGGTTCGCCGGATATGGGGGTGCGCCTGGGCAGTTTCGAGCGCTGGGCGGCCCTGGTGCCGTCCGCCGTGCGCTGGCTGGGATTGCCGGACCCGTGCAAGACCCAGGAAGCCTGGAAGGAACAGGACGAGGACCGGGCCGACTTGGCGCGGCTGCTGGAAGCCTGGAGCGAGCGCTACGGGGATATTCCCGTGACGGCGCAGGAGGTTTGCCGGGAAATGGAGGACCGGCCCAAGCACGAACCCAATGCGAAATTGCTCGGGGTCCTGAAGGACATTTGCGGCGAGAAAAGCGGGTTCAACGCCAACCGCCTGGGCGTCCACCTCAGCCGCAAGGGCAAGCGGGTGGTCGATGGGAAGCGGTTCGAGGATGCCGGGAAGAAAAGCCACAAGACGCAGTGGAAGGTGGTCGAGGTCGGCAAGGCGTGA
- a CDS encoding DUF6682 family protein, translated as MKIADDVLAEQFSGGRGIGLAEMEVVRAYNPGWSADTPSVTVENFMYDERKPTVFYTYPPAGDPAAGDYTLVELVYVRVPTKVVALSDPIPLADQYANALLYGVLRRAAQKAQKPDLARDWERQFAEALGIKLKNLVGGSPNVRNQGGAGVPGFGSQ; from the coding sequence ATGAAGATTGCCGATGATGTTTTGGCGGAACAATTCTCGGGAGGGCGTGGTATCGGGCTGGCCGAGATGGAGGTGGTCCGGGCGTACAACCCCGGATGGTCGGCGGACACGCCCTCGGTCACGGTCGAGAACTTCATGTACGACGAGCGCAAGCCGACCGTGTTCTACACCTACCCGCCCGCTGGCGACCCGGCGGCGGGGGATTACACCCTGGTCGAGTTGGTCTATGTGCGGGTGCCCACGAAGGTGGTGGCGCTGTCGGACCCGATTCCGTTGGCCGATCAGTACGCCAATGCGCTGCTGTATGGGGTGTTGCGCCGGGCCGCGCAGAAGGCGCAAAAGCCCGACTTGGCGCGGGACTGGGAACGGCAGTTCGCGGAGGCGTTGGGGATCAAACTGAAGAATCTGGTGGGCGGCTCGCCGAACGTGCGGAACCAGGGCGGCGCGGGTGTGCCTGGATTCGGCAGCCAATAG
- a CDS encoding Rha family transcriptional regulator translates to MSSREIAELCGKRHDNVMADCRKMLVELYGEAGLLNFQDTHTNPQNSQTYPVFILPKRETLILVSGYSVKMRARIIDRLTELEQTILVPPISIPTRSRLLLTLEEGRVVESRPVPPDAVPVSAQLLMDLCATVNTLDVIAGQAMALVGELRTVTGLTLHGKARDRGVGHG, encoded by the coding sequence ATGTCCTCCCGCGAAATCGCGGAGCTTTGTGGCAAGCGCCATGACAATGTAATGGCCGATTGCCGCAAGATGTTGGTTGAACTTTATGGGGAGGCGGGTCTCCTGAATTTTCAGGACACCCATACGAATCCCCAGAACAGCCAAACCTATCCCGTTTTCATCTTGCCGAAGCGCGAAACCCTGATCCTGGTCTCCGGCTATAGCGTCAAAATGCGTGCCAGGATCATCGACCGTTTGACGGAATTAGAGCAAACCATCCTCGTCCCGCCTATCTCCATTCCCACCCGTTCCCGCCTCCTATTGACCCTCGAAGAGGGCCGCGTGGTCGAGTCGCGGCCCGTGCCGCCGGATGCGGTGCCCGTGTCGGCGCAACTGCTGATGGACCTCTGCGCCACGGTGAATACCCTCGACGTGATCGCCGGGCAGGCCATGGCGTTGGTGGGCGAGTTGCGGACCGTGACCGGCTTGACCTTGCACGGCAAGGCGCGGGACCGGGGGGTGGGCCATGGCTGA